Proteins encoded in a region of the Phocoena phocoena chromosome X, mPhoPho1.1, whole genome shotgun sequence genome:
- the GPR173 gene encoding probable G-protein coupled receptor 173, with amino-acid sequence MANTTGEPEEVSGALSPPSASAYVKLVLLGLIMCVSLAGNAILSLLVLKERALHKAPYYFLLDLCLADGIRSAVCFPFVLASVRHGSSWTFSALSCKIVAFMAVLFCFHAAFMLFCISVTRYMAIAHHRFYAKRMTLWTCTAVICMAWTLSVAMAFPPVFDVGTYKFIREEDQCIFEHRYFKANDTLGFMLMLAVLMAATHAVYGKLLLFEYRHRKMKPVQMVPAISQNWTFHGPGATGQAAANWIAGFGRGPMPPTLLGIRQNGHAASRRLLGMDEVKGEKQLGRMFYAITLLFLLLWSPYIVACYWRVFVKACAVPHRYLATAVWMSFAQAAVNPIVCFLLNKDLKKCLRTHAPCWGTGDAPAPREPYCVM; translated from the coding sequence ATGGCCAACACCACTGGAGAGCCCGAGGAGGTGAGCGGCGCACTGTCTCCACCATCAGCATCGGCTTACGTGAAGCTGGTGCTGCTGGGACTGATCATGTGCGTGAGCCTGGCGGGCAATGCCATCTTGTCCCTGCTGGTGCTCAAGGAGCGTGCCCTGCACAAGGCTCCTTACTACTTTCTGCTGGACCTGTGCCTGGCTGATGGCATACGCTCTGCCGTCTGCTTCCCCTTTGTGCTGGCTTCTGTGCGCCATGGCTCCTCATGGACCTTCAGTGCGCTCAGCTGCAAGATTGTGGCCTTTATGGCTGTGCTCTTTTGCTTCCATGCGGCCTTCATGCTGTTCTGCATCAGCGTCACACGCTACATGGCCATCGCCCACCACCGCTTCTACGCCAAGCGCATGACACTCTGGACATGCACAGCTGTCATCTGCATGGCCTGGACCCTGTCTGTGGCCATGGCCTTCCCACCTGTCTTCGACGTGGGCACCTACAAGTTCATCCGTGAGGAGGACCAGTGCATCTTTGAGCATCGCTACTTCAAGGCCAATGACACGCTGGGCTTCATGCTTATGTTGGCTGTGCTCATGGCAGCCACACATGCTGTCTATGGCAAGCTGCTCCTCTTCGAGTATCGTCACCGCAAGATGAAGCCCGTGCAGATGGTGCCAGCCATCAGCCAGAACTGGACATTCCATGGTCCTGGGGCCACCGGCCAGGCTGCTGCCAACTGGATCGCTGGCTTTGGCCGTGGGCCCATGCCACCAACCCTGCTGGGTATCCGGCAGAATGGGCATGCAGCCAGCCGGCGGCTGCTGGGCATGGACGAGGTCAAGGGTGAAAAGCAGCTGGGCCGTATGTTCTACGCAATCACACTGCTCTTCCTGCTACTCTGGTCACCCTACATTGTGGCCTGCTACTGGCGAGTGTTTGTGAAAGCCTGTGCCGTGCCCCACCGTTACCTGGCCACCGCTGTTTGGATGAGCTTCGCCCAGGCTGCCGTCAACCCGATCGTCTGCTTCCTGCTCAACAAGGACCTCAAGAAGTGCCTGAGGACTCACGCCCCCTGCTGGGGCACAGGAGATGCCCCGGCACCTAGAGAACCCTACTGTGTCATGTGA